The DNA sequence GAGAACGCCACTATCCGCACGGCAAGCCCCTCGCCCGGGCACCCCCGCCTCCCCGCGCTAAACGGAATCAGCTTGAATCCGTCTCGGTAGCCGTCTAGCTTCTCGAACCGCTCCGGCCTGAATTCACGGGGTTCGGGCCAGCTCTTGGGGTCGTTGTGCAGGGCCCACACGTTGACCAACAGTATCGTCTCGGCCGGCACGCTGTACCCTCCCACGACGCACTCCTGGGAGGACTCGTGGGGGATCAGCAGCGGGCCGGGCGGGAACATCCGGAGCGTCTCGTTGATGACGCACCGGAGGTATGGGAGGTCCGCGATGTCCGATTCGTCGAGGAGGCGGTCGTGGCCGACACGGGCGTCGATCTCGGCTTGGGCTTTGCGGAGGGCGTCGGGGTGGTTGAGGAGGAGAGAGAGTGCCCATTCCGTCGTTCCGGCGGATGTGTCGGTGCCGGCGACTAACATCACCTGAGTAAAAAACATATTGTTTATTGTTTTCATACTAATAAATGTTACTCCACTAATTTTAAACAACGCTCATTGGAAGACTGAAAATAAGACcaaaactatttaaaatttgattgttcAGAGAATCTTTACTAATCACACCAAAACTATTAACTTAATCAACgcaccaaaaacaaaatcctTTATTTTATAGATGCCATGATCTTGTCTCTAATTtcacatggagtattattttatacaagCACAACTATCATAGCAAATTAAACTTCCGACATTATTTGTTCTTCTGCACTAATATATTTACAGaagatatcattaaataattttgagttcaccaagatttatacaaaaaataatttgattaacaATTCTTCTTGAACTTTGTGGCCAAATTCtagttttttatatcaactttaaatttacttttaaattatcaattgaacattaattctcgtgtcatcctaaattttcataattttgtggaacaaatggagtattaatttttttaatttaaaatcaagatatgaaatttgaacaaaaagagagaaagaataCCAGCATAAGTGTTCTTATAATATCATCAGTATAATACTCAGGCTCCTTCTCCTGCAAAGCAAGCAGCATATCAATCATCGTCCTCATCCTCCTTTCCTCcccatcgccgccgccgccgcaattcctcttcctctcctcCACCAGCCCCTGCATAAACACCTTACTCCTCTCCTTGAGCTCCACCATCGCCTTTTCCACCCCTCCAATCCCCAGCCACCTCGCCACCGGCACAAAATCCTCCAACTGCGACGTCGCCAGATGCATCGTCTCCGTCGTGATCTCCCTAAACCGCCGcgcctcctcctcgtcctccaCCTCCTCTCCATAATACCTATCGTGACAGAATAGAGCAATTGATAATCGAGATAAACAGAAACGTAAAGAGACACATAATTTATTCAGAGTGTTTTTCAGATTACAGAATTATGCGTCCTACTTCTATACAAATAGGCACTCAGCGAGACCCCCGTTTGGCTAGCGGCAAACAACAGATTCACGGCATATTAACAATACCTTTTCCCCGCGATCATCCTCATCATCACGTTCATCGTCAGCTCGAAAAACACCGTCTTCATGTCCACCAGCCTCCGCTCGCCAGAGCCCCGGACCAAGGCCCGGACCGTGGTCCGGACCTCGTCTGCTCTGATCCACTGAAGCGTCTGCAGCCGCTTAGCTGAGAGGACTTCAGTGGTACAGATCTTGCGGAGGTTTCGGAAGTGCTGGCTGTAGGAGGTCCAGGCGAGGGAGGTGTAGTCGTGGCCGATGTGTTTTCCGGCGAGGATGCGGGGGCGGTTGGCGAAGGTGATGTCGTTTTTGGAGAGGCATTCCTCGGCGGCCGAGGGGGTGGAGACGACGAGGACGCGGCGGAAGCCGaagtggaggaggaggacgGGGCCGTGGCGGGCGGAGAGGGCGGCGAGGGAGCGGTAGAAGGGCTTTTTGAGGAGAGGGAGGTGGCCGAGGAGGGGGAAGGAGAGGAGGGGGGAAGGGGGGAGGTTTCGGAGCTTGTGGAGGAGGTGGTTTGTGAAGATGTAGAGGGCATAAATTAGTGGGAGGTATATGAGAATTTGTAGTGTCTCCATGTTTTGAAGAGAGTGGGGTTTGATATCTTTTTTGGTGTATGGGTATggtatttattttggtttggGTGTGAGTTGGACTAGGGAAATTTTTCGACCGGTTCGGTTAATAACCGAACCAATTATTATCCGGGATTATTCGACGGTTCGATTAATAACCGAATCAATTATTAGAGCGTTCGCAGCGGGTGTCTGTCCGTCCGTGTCAGGACACCAGCCATCCGCCAATGCACACCAttcgtccgtgccgctgagcacccTTACGTGGCACCTTCTGTGCCGTTGGCAAAttgaattattcttttttttaaatgcgaaataaatttaaaaaatggttttaaataaaaaaaatatatttttccacttcccaataaattataactgttttatacacaattttaattttttttcaattttttttcccgaaattcacattttcatctataaataccctcacttcaacaaaaaaaatcccatAACACTACACAATTCTCATCTTTTATcatctaattatatatttttttattttctaggattataattatgtatttttattttttagaagtTTAATTAtgtcctttttattttttaggattttaattttgtaatttttatttttttaatgtatttttataatgtagaaatgtttttagtaattgaaatatttaaattgaataatagaatgatgAGACTCTTGAGCTTAtccttagctaagagtacgagtgtgggtgttgtgctttTGGCTAAGGACAGAGAATAAAAGTGGGTCTGAACCCACTTCCGTGTTCTttgctaagagcacggatggagatgctcttatctAGTTATGTTATATGTAAGCGAGGGATGATAAGACGTTTATCTAAGATTATTCGACCAGTTCGATTAACAGTCAAACCAATTGTTATTTAGGTATATAGGGTGTAAGAGAGGGATGGTAAGACGTTTATCCTTGATCCAATAAATTGGAGGATTTGAGTCATTATCACAATAGCATAACTgagaattattattaatatttttatacaaaaataagatTTGTTGATATTGGTCCACAAATTGTGCTATATAGACTTTCCTAATCTAGTTCACAATAAATTGCCACAAGCACGTTTTATGTGGAGCAATAATAAATGCATTTGGGATGGTCTGTGGAACTAATTGTGGGCATTAGTCAAATATTGGGCTAATTACTCGGCTGAAATTAAATTCAGACTATTAaatggttttattttattcacatatatattgtGGGTGTACTCGTGTATgttttactatatatattattttcaataaatcaTTCTATGATTAACcattttctataaattgaAGGTTCGTCGAAAACATACGCAACAGAAAATCTTTAGAACATTAGCTTAATGATTCACATCTACAATAAATTAAACGACGTATGTGACacgagtatattttaattggatcATGGGATTCACACATGTGAGTGAATCCTATTACACAAAACTATAATTGTGTGAATCCTAATTCATATCTTTATGATGTCACAAATTACgtttatatttcactaattaattatatttgcgTATATGATTATATAGATTATTGGTTACACGATTAATATGaagttgaatttatttaaaaattaattgaaaaccGAAAGTTTAAAATAAACTTCATACGCATATAAAGTTGTCAACTAAATGTAGTTTCAATAATTAGTATGGACAGACTACCAGCAGCTATTAAAGGACTATGCATGTAGAGTGAAAATTTGATTTCCATCTTCAAGCAATCAAGCCCAtaaaactcaatcataaaacGAACATACGATTTAtgcaatataaaaataaataatcacacATAAATACATAAACTAAATGGAAAATCGGCAAATTGCATACATATATACCCTTACTCACTTTAGATGACTTGAACTCTCGACCtattaatactaaaatttatcaattaaaatgtGTTTCATCTTTAAGTgctacatatattattattcccAACATTCCTTTTTAAATACTAGCCAGAAGTCCGGCCGCTACAGGCCGGGCTTTGCAATACGCCATCAATGGCGTCGCCCTCGGCATCGACAACCCGGCACCCTCGGTCATATCGACCAGCTCCTTCCCGGGCCTCTCCCAATCAAAGCACTGAATAAGCGTGCCCAACCCGAGCGCCACCATACGCACGGCGAGGGGCTCGCCAGGGCAGCCGCGCCTCCCGGCCCCGAACGGCATCAGCCGGAATCCGTCCCGGTAGCCGTCGAGCTTCTCGAACCGCTCCGGCCGAAACTCGCGGGGCTCGTCCCAGTTCTGGGGGTCATTGTGCATGGCCCACGCGTTCACCAGCAGCATCGTGCCAGCGGGGACGCGGTACCCGCCGACAACGCACTCGCCGGATGATTCGTGGGGGATCAGCAGTGGGCCGGCCGGGAACATGCGGAGCGTCTCGTTGATGATGCACCGGAGGTACGGGAGATCGGCGATGTCGGCCTCGTCGAGTAGGCGGTCGTGGCCGACACGGTCGTCGATCTCGGCTTGGGCTTTGCGGAGGGCGTAGGGGTGGTTgaggaggagagagagggCCCATTCCATCGTTCCGGCGGATGTGTCGGTGCCGGCGATTAGCATCACCTAAGTAGAGGCCAAGAATTCTTCAATTAGAAAAATTGTATCTAGAAATAATTGaccaagaataaaatatatttaaatattattcgGTGTCAATTTAAACgtggactcctattcgcggacgaagaaatatcttttatcttatttaactAAAGTTGTAGAGGTTGGAGAAATCATGGATGTTGCCAAATGGACTTTGTTAGGTCAATGGTTGAGTAGGCTGGGAAGGCCCATCCCACTCGTCAGCTCAAGTCCATAATATTGGCCCATCAATTTCAGGCTCACTAGTAAGTTGGATGGGCCGGACTTTTtcatgcatttttattttctcgtttattttttattttaattatatatagtactagtaaataaTACTAGACGGTTAAGTTATTTAGTATAtatgatattttgaattgtagAATACATAATCGTCTAATTATTTAGAATTATATGAAATactataatactactatactatTATAAACAAATATGAATGTTTAagctaaaataaattaagatagaaataaaaataatattaatatttgagtagaaataataaaactacaGAATTAATACCAGTGAGTCTCATCTAAGTCAGTCTTGGTCTTGGGCCAGATGTTGGTGACACGTCTATATCTAATCTTATCTTATTATATAGGTGTGCTCTATAAAAACATTATGTAGACATCACGCCTAGCTACCAAACATATgacaaaaatgatatattttgagTGATTAATGGATCTTGATTCCTTTCTTATTATACTCCCATCCTTTCATAGTGTTTTTCCATCAGTAGGACCCCAACTTTGACTAGCACAAAAAAGTCCAACATGTAGAATAAGTTATTCAATCTCATTTCCCActcacatcaattaatttgagCACTCGAATCAATTTATCTACACTACTTCGTGTTCTAGACTCTAGTTTCACATGTTATGTCATCTATACGCAACTTCATATAGCACATTAAAGTTTCTGCATTTATTAGTTCATCAGGtatgaaatggaatggaatgtaatcaaatataaattctatatattgtataaatttcaATCTATGATCTGAACCGTTAAAATatgtcaacagatgataaaataacatcaacagaaaatatcaaaacattATCAACAGTTGACACCATGgtgacattgtgttgatatcaaaattttaaaattttacactttgtcgacattgtgttgacattgtattgaaAAATTTGGAGTTTGTAAGAAAtggagtttgcattttatcaatatcgagaaaaaacaacattttattttaaagaaatttgaatataaagatagaaaaaatacCAGCATTAGGCTTCTTATGATGGCATCTGTGTAATACTCAGGCTCCTTCTCCTGCAACGCTAGCAACATCTCAATCATCGTCTTCATCCTCCCTTCCTCCCCTTCTCCGCCGCCGTAGCTCCTAAACTGCCTCTTCCTCCCCTCCACCAGCTCCTGCATAAACACATTCCTCTTCCTCTGCAGCTCCACCAACCCCTTCTCCACCCCTCCCACCCCCAGCCACCTCGCCGCCGGCACAAAATCCCCCAAATGCGACGTCGCCAGCCGCAGCGTCTCCGTCACGATCTCCCTGAACCGCCGCgcctcctccacctcctccacGTTCTCCCCGTAATACCTCTTCCCCGCGATCATCCTCATCATCACATTCATCGTCAATTCAAAAAAAGTCGCCTTCATGTCCACGAGCCTCTGCTCTGCAGAGGCTCGGGACGAGGCCCGGACCATGGTCCGGACCTCGTCCGCTCGGATGCCGTGCAGGAGCTGCAGGCGGTGGGCGGACAGGACCTCGATGGAGGAGACCTTGCGGAGGTTCCGCCAGTGGTCTCCGTACGAGGTCCACGCGAGGGAGGTGTAGTCGTAGCCGATGTGTTTTCCGGCGAGGAGTTTGGGGCGGTTGGCGAAGACGACGTCGTTTTTGGAGAGGCAGTcctcggcggcggaggggGAGGAGACGACGAGGACGCGGCGGGAGCCAAAGTGGAGGAGGATGACGGGGCCGTGGCGGGCGGAGAGGGCGGCGAGGGAGCGGTAGAGGGGCTTTTTGAGGAGAGGGAGGTGGCCGAGGAGGGGGAAGGAGAGGAGGGGGGAAGGGGGGAGGTTTTGGAGCTTGTGGAGAAGGTGTTTTGTGAAAATGTAGAGAGCATATATGAGTGGGAGATGTACTAGATTTAGTGCTTCCATTTTTTTGAAGTGGAGTGGGATTTAGTTCTTTTTTTGGTGTGGGTGgggtatttattttgatttgggtGTGTTGGAAATATCAATGGAGTGGTTGGCTTTAGGTGTGGGCTCAGGTGGGGTCGATCAATTCCATTGCCGGCCTATGAGGGTCGAAAAACTTATAAATGTGTGTTGATTGGATTTAAGGTTTGGTAGTATTGGTATACtcgaaaaataaatttctaacAAGTGTGAATAACTAAATATAGAGTCGAGACCTCGGTTGATCTCACCATAGGCTTAATTATGAGAATTAGAAACACATTTAATTCGGCATTTAGAGTTATCGTTGATCTCATGCTCTTTTAATTCTTTAGTCATggttcatttctatttttgtccaCCTTCTACGTACTACTACTCGTTGTTGTCGCATCGTTTCTGTCTTCCTACGTCAAGGACAACATTTTTCGTCATCTCTGACCCTTTCGTTTCCTAAATGCTCAAAAATAGGAAAGATTAAGACCAAGCAAGaagaagtaattaattttacaaactCTTTACAAAGCTGAGCTAACTAAACACGTTTAATGTGGAgcaattttgtaaataaaattgggTTGGTCTACTGAACTAATTGCGactgattttttattattattattattattcctCCCACCTTCCTacaataagagtcttattttgttattttcgtCTGTCCTATAACATGAGTTGTATTTCACTTTGACCATAATGGTAAATATGCCCcaaatttcactaacttaaaactaataaatataaatgagactcacattctactaacttatttaatcacttttcttcacatttattaaaacatgtgcccaaATCATATAGGACTCTTTATCGtgggacggagaaagtattattatttgaaaggGGACGTTAACAAAGAATGAACTCTGGTCTATGCtttatatatagtatgttTGTTAATAAATCGATTTATGGCTAACCATTTTCTAGAAGCTCgagatataaaattatctgGAGTTGGAAATATATAGTCACCAAACTGAAtcatattagtagtactaatttttttgaacGTTTTTTTGGCATCAATAAGAAATTTGAGAATATTACGTATACTCGAAgact is a window from the Salvia hispanica cultivar TCC Black 2014 chromosome 1, UniMelb_Shisp_WGS_1.0, whole genome shotgun sequence genome containing:
- the LOC125213436 gene encoding cytochrome P450 81Q32-like is translated as METLQILIYLPLIYALYIFTNHLLHKLRNLPPSPLLSFPLLGHLPLLKKPFYRSLAALSARHGPVLLLHFGFRRVLVVSTPSAAEECLSKNDITFANRPRILAGKHIGHDYTSLAWTSYSQHFRNLRKICTTEVLSAKRLQTLQWIRADEVRTTVRALVRGSGERRLVDMKTVFFELTMNVMMRMIAGKRYYGEEVEDEEEARRFREITTETMHLATSQLEDFVPVARWLGIGGVEKAMVELKERSKVFMQGLVEERKRNCGGGGDGEERRMRTMIDMLLALQEKEPEYYTDDIIRTLMLVMLVAGTDTSAGTTEWALSLLLNHPDALRKAQAEIDARVGHDRLLDESDIADLPYLRCVINETLRMFPPGPLLIPHESSQECVVGGYSVPAETILLVNVWALHNDPKSWPEPREFRPERFEKLDGYRDGFKLIPFSAGRRGCPGEGLAVRIVAFSLGALLQCFDWERPGEELVDMTEGPGLTMPRENPLMAYYRARPVAAGLLASI
- the LOC125202377 gene encoding cytochrome P450 81Q32-like, yielding MEALNLVHLPLIYALYIFTKHLLHKLQNLPPSPLLSFPLLGHLPLLKKPLYRSLAALSARHGPVILLHFGSRRVLVVSSPSAAEDCLSKNDVVFANRPKLLAGKHIGYDYTSLAWTSYGDHWRNLRKVSSIEVLSAHRLQLLHGIRADEVRTMVRASSRASAEQRLVDMKATFFELTMNVMMRMIAGKRYYGENVEEVEEARRFREIVTETLRLATSHLGDFVPAARWLGVGGVEKGLVELQRKRNVFMQELVEGRKRQFRSYGGGEGEEGRMKTMIEMLLALQEKEPEYYTDAIIRSLMLVMLIAGTDTSAGTMEWALSLLLNHPYALRKAQAEIDDRVGHDRLLDEADIADLPYLRCIINETLRMFPAGPLLIPHESSGECVVGGYRVPAGTMLLVNAWAMHNDPQNWDEPREFRPERFEKLDGYRDGFRLMPFGAGRRGCPGEPLAVRMVALGLGTLIQCFDWERPGKELVDMTEGAGLSMPRATPLMAYCKARPVAAGLLASI